A genome region from Leptospira langatensis includes the following:
- the prfB gene encoding peptide chain release factor 2 gives MEVRNAKELKRLSKELQENFLNRWKLLNLDKDQDQLKSFNDRIAEPSFWDNPDQAKSISQRKTELERKLNPWISIRRDILDFPDLVELTFEEKGEDGVDELSSDYQRLKTEFERLELLGALNEPEDMKPAFLNIHPGAGGTESQDWAEMLFRMYLKYFDKKGYQYSVVDFQEGDGAGIKNATIHVIGDFAYGFLKCENGVHRLVRISPFDANKRRHTSFVSVHVSPELDDDIDIKIEDKDIRVDVYRSSGAGGQHVNTTDSAVRITHIPSGIVVACQNERSQIKNRDTAFKMLKARLYELEQERLKDDLEKKSGEKKDIAWGNQIRSYVFHPYNMVKDHRTDHETGNVQAVMDGDIEPFIMAYLKTL, from the coding sequence ATGGAAGTCAGAAACGCAAAAGAACTAAAGCGCCTCTCCAAGGAACTGCAAGAAAACTTTTTAAATCGATGGAAACTTCTCAACCTGGACAAGGACCAGGATCAGCTCAAATCCTTCAACGATCGAATTGCAGAGCCTAGTTTCTGGGATAATCCGGATCAGGCAAAATCGATCAGCCAAAGAAAGACCGAGTTAGAAAGAAAGCTTAATCCTTGGATCTCCATTCGCAGGGATATATTAGATTTTCCCGATCTAGTAGAACTCACCTTCGAAGAGAAAGGAGAGGATGGAGTAGACGAACTCAGTTCCGATTACCAAAGACTGAAAACCGAATTCGAAAGACTCGAATTGCTGGGTGCGTTGAACGAACCGGAAGACATGAAACCTGCTTTCTTGAATATACATCCGGGCGCTGGTGGGACCGAAAGCCAGGACTGGGCGGAGATGCTCTTTCGGATGTATTTGAAATACTTCGATAAGAAAGGATATCAGTACAGCGTCGTTGATTTTCAAGAAGGTGACGGTGCAGGAATCAAGAACGCGACCATCCATGTGATCGGCGATTTTGCTTACGGATTCCTAAAATGCGAGAATGGGGTCCATCGGTTAGTCCGTATTTCTCCGTTCGATGCAAATAAGCGCAGACACACTTCCTTCGTATCCGTACACGTAAGTCCCGAGTTAGACGATGACATTGATATCAAGATAGAAGACAAGGATATCAGAGTGGATGTGTATCGTTCCTCCGGAGCAGGTGGTCAGCACGTTAACACCACAGACTCCGCGGTCCGTATCACTCATATTCCCAGTGGCATCGTGGTTGCTTGTCAAAACGAAAGATCCCAGATCAAGAACAGGGACACTGCCTTTAAAATGCTGAAAGCTAGATTGTACGAACTGGAGCAAGAAAGACTCAAGGACGACTTAGAAAAGAAATCCGGAGAAAAGAAGGACATTGCCTGGGGAAACCAGATCCGTTCTTACGTATTCCATCCTTATAATATGGTCAAGGATCATCGTACGGATCATGAGACTGGGAATGTGCAAGCCGTAATGGACGGGGACATAGAACCATTCATCATGGCTTACTTAAAAACTCTATAA
- a CDS encoding TetR/AcrR family transcriptional regulator, whose product MIDRILERTFLLFLSSGFAKTNTDQIAKHIGISKRTLYKYYDTKEKLIDSVFELMRSKVQAKFNAVLADRNRDPIDRLKEILFFISDLGSKMSKTFAKDLETARPDLFDTMKEFRKQRILSLSDLLREGQKAGQIRKDITPELTIDILIAAVDGVLNPTYLFQSPYSNTTAFEAIVNIFLEGVQERKGSARKKRS is encoded by the coding sequence ATGATTGATAGGATACTAGAAAGAACCTTTCTTCTTTTTCTGTCTTCCGGATTTGCTAAGACAAATACGGATCAGATCGCTAAACATATAGGGATCAGCAAAAGAACATTATATAAATATTATGATACTAAAGAGAAGCTGATCGATTCCGTGTTCGAACTGATGAGATCTAAGGTACAGGCAAAATTCAACGCAGTATTGGCGGATCGAAATAGGGACCCGATAGACAGACTCAAGGAAATCCTGTTTTTTATCTCCGACTTGGGCTCTAAGATGTCTAAGACATTTGCAAAGGATTTGGAGACCGCTCGTCCCGATCTTTTCGATACCATGAAGGAATTTAGAAAACAAAGGATACTCAGTCTTTCCGATCTACTGCGAGAAGGACAGAAGGCCGGTCAGATCCGTAAGGATATCACTCCTGAGTTGACCATCGATATCCTGATCGCCGCAGTGGACGGGGTATTGAATCCGACCTATTTATTCCAAAGCCCTTATTCGAATACGACAGCCTTCGAAGCGATAGTAAACATTTTCTTAGAAGGTGTTCAAGAGAGAAAAGGATCGGCCAGAAAAAAACGGTCCTGA
- a CDS encoding ABC transporter ATP-binding protein, which produces MSILIEEIRKSFGKPPTEVIKGISLEIRAGEFVSLTGKSGSGKSTLLYLISSLDDPSGGRVSIDGKDIHSLDQKELHAFRNRHMGFVFQFHYLLPEFTALENVLMPALKAGKLPEKREEAIRLLKRFDLGDKLNYLPSQLSGGQMQRVSIARALVMRPRYLFADEPTGALDSKNAKVVMDIFKDINHSDGTTVIMVTHDPDFAKSAKRQIRLVDGKISNGREK; this is translated from the coding sequence ATGAGTATATTGATCGAAGAAATACGAAAGAGTTTCGGCAAGCCTCCTACCGAGGTCATTAAGGGGATCAGCCTGGAGATACGTGCGGGAGAATTCGTTTCCCTAACCGGAAAGTCCGGTTCGGGAAAGAGTACCCTCCTGTATTTGATCAGCAGTCTCGACGATCCTAGTGGCGGTAGAGTTAGCATAGATGGAAAAGATATACATTCTCTTGATCAGAAGGAATTGCATGCATTCAGGAATCGTCATATGGGTTTCGTTTTCCAATTCCATTACCTTCTTCCTGAGTTTACCGCTTTAGAGAATGTATTAATGCCTGCACTCAAAGCGGGAAAGCTTCCGGAAAAAAGAGAAGAGGCCATCCGATTACTGAAGAGATTCGATCTGGGAGATAAGTTGAACTATCTCCCTTCTCAACTTTCCGGAGGACAGATGCAAAGGGTTTCTATCGCTCGAGCCTTAGTGATGAGGCCTAGATATCTTTTTGCGGATGAACCGACAGGAGCGCTGGATTCGAAAAATGCAAAGGTCGTAATGGATATCTTTAAGGATATCAATCATTCGGATGGAACTACGGTGATCATGGTGACCCACGATCCCGACTTCGCCAAGTCTGCCAAGAGACAGATAAGACTGGTGGATGGCAAGATCTCCAACGGAAGAGAAAAATGA
- a CDS encoding ABC transporter permease, which translates to MLFIALRQMSARKSQTFLTLLGIVLGATAYIVISGILLGLREYLIDQLVNNDAHIRISSQVKIIGEKDLDNVLFRSKEIPFWSVPPSGRRDSEEIENQAGWQKKVSSDPEVEASSSQLQTKVIYRKGKISEAGRIIGVKPEAQSKVARIKENIIQGDFLDIMESGNKLVIGEGLRLLLGARISDTVYISTGKSEPIPFKIVAAFQMGNKAIDDTSAYANLADVQNLNQTPNRISDIAVRLKDVSRATPKAREWEREGDVKVQSWEDVNATFISLFKMQDAIRYALVGTILLVAGFGIYNILNIVIGQKRREIAILRSMGFESSDILTIFLIQGLLLGVTGGICGMLLGYLICRRLEHVSFSNPLMQTKSGMMMVSFEFPIYFQAFLLAFIATLIASIFPARSASKLSPIEIIRGE; encoded by the coding sequence ATGCTCTTCATCGCTCTTCGGCAAATGTCCGCTCGTAAAAGCCAAACCTTTCTGACATTGCTCGGGATCGTTTTGGGAGCTACCGCTTATATAGTGATCTCAGGGATCCTATTAGGTTTACGAGAGTATCTGATCGATCAGCTTGTGAACAACGATGCTCATATCCGGATCTCTTCTCAGGTGAAGATCATCGGAGAGAAGGATCTGGATAATGTTTTGTTCCGCTCTAAGGAAATCCCTTTCTGGTCTGTTCCTCCTTCCGGGAGAAGGGATAGCGAAGAGATAGAGAACCAGGCAGGTTGGCAAAAGAAAGTCAGTTCGGATCCCGAAGTGGAGGCGAGTTCTTCCCAATTGCAGACCAAGGTAATCTATCGAAAGGGAAAGATCTCGGAGGCGGGTAGGATCATCGGCGTCAAGCCGGAAGCTCAATCTAAGGTGGCTCGGATCAAAGAGAATATCATCCAAGGTGATTTCTTGGATATCATGGAAAGCGGAAACAAACTCGTGATCGGAGAAGGCTTACGACTTCTTTTGGGAGCGAGGATCTCTGATACCGTATACATAAGCACAGGCAAGTCGGAACCGATCCCTTTCAAGATTGTCGCCGCATTTCAAATGGGAAACAAGGCGATAGACGACACTTCTGCCTATGCGAATCTCGCGGACGTCCAAAATCTAAACCAGACCCCGAATCGGATCAGCGATATCGCAGTCCGATTGAAGGATGTTTCCAGAGCCACTCCTAAAGCAAGGGAATGGGAGAGAGAAGGAGACGTGAAAGTGCAGAGTTGGGAAGATGTAAACGCCACATTTATTTCTCTCTTTAAGATGCAAGACGCGATCCGATACGCTCTCGTAGGAACAATCCTACTAGTCGCAGGATTCGGGATTTATAATATTCTAAACATCGTTATAGGGCAGAAGAGAAGGGAGATCGCTATTCTCCGATCTATGGGTTTCGAGTCTTCCGATATCCTTACGATCTTTTTAATACAAGGGTTGCTGCTGGGGGTTACAGGAGGAATTTGCGGAATGCTCTTGGGCTATCTGATTTGCAGAAGGTTAGAGCATGTATCTTTTTCAAACCCACTCATGCAAACCAAGTCGGGAATGATGATGGTCTCCTTCGAGTTCCCCATTTATTTTCAGGCATTTTTATTGGCGTTCATCGCTACCCTGATCGCTAGCATTTTTCCCGCCAGATCCGCGAGTAAATTATCCCCGATCGAGATCATCAGGGGGGAATGA
- a CDS encoding efflux RND transporter periplasmic adaptor subunit, with protein sequence MDFPEKLTKWNELVRAKPRFLVFALVPILLILIVLFWRTRNSHKDVSEIIQGSIIESVYGLATVTSSDVYHLRVAVPSSIRKIFVEEGDQVKEGTPLVEFDSFGTMRSPLDGVVTKVAYETKETVVPQTPVVTVMDLRKRYLIVSLEEKGAVKIQKGQKVRIRFEALGEQNFNGEVRSVYPADGQFQVHITPENIPPQILPGMTADVAIQTSAKENVILVPIKGISSGKINILENGKVNTKEIRTGLVNSEYAELISGEVKLGDKVLLLGDN encoded by the coding sequence ATGGATTTTCCGGAGAAGCTTACGAAATGGAACGAATTGGTCCGAGCCAAACCAAGGTTCTTAGTTTTTGCCTTAGTTCCTATTCTTCTCATCTTAATTGTTTTGTTTTGGAGAACTAGGAATTCCCACAAGGATGTCTCCGAGATCATACAAGGTTCCATTATCGAATCCGTTTATGGTCTTGCAACGGTGACTTCTTCCGATGTGTATCATCTGAGAGTGGCAGTTCCTTCTTCCATTCGTAAGATCTTTGTGGAAGAAGGGGATCAAGTAAAAGAAGGAACTCCTCTCGTAGAGTTCGATAGCTTCGGGACCATGCGCTCTCCTTTGGATGGAGTGGTCACCAAGGTTGCGTACGAAACGAAAGAAACTGTGGTCCCGCAAACTCCGGTTGTAACCGTTATGGATCTTAGAAAAAGATATCTGATCGTTTCTTTGGAAGAGAAGGGGGCGGTCAAGATCCAGAAAGGACAAAAAGTGAGGATCCGTTTCGAGGCTTTAGGGGAGCAAAACTTTAACGGAGAGGTAAGATCCGTTTATCCTGCAGACGGACAATTTCAAGTACATATCACGCCGGAAAATATTCCCCCGCAGATCCTTCCTGGTATGACTGCGGATGTTGCGATCCAGACCTCTGCAAAAGAGAATGTGATCCTTGTGCCGATCAAAGGGATCAGCTCAGGAAAGATCAATATATTAGAAAATGGTAAAGTAAATACCAAAGAGATCCGAACTGGGCTCGTAAACTCGGAATACGCGGAACTTATCTCAGGAGAAGTAAAACTAGGGGACAAGGTTCTATTGCTGGGGGATAACTAA
- a CDS encoding DoxX family protein, translating into MSKKTNQILYWVITAPIILGNLFGAYAYTSQNPQVLEGLAHLGYPGYITYILGPAKGLSALALLYPKFPRLKEWAYAGITFNVLGAGFSHLLAKDPNYPTPFIMLILTTASYVLWRRLEAAKA; encoded by the coding sequence ATGAGCAAAAAAACAAATCAGATACTGTATTGGGTGATCACCGCTCCGATCATTCTTGGAAATTTATTCGGCGCTTATGCGTATACTAGCCAGAACCCTCAGGTCTTGGAAGGACTTGCACATCTAGGTTACCCAGGCTATATCACTTATATCTTAGGGCCAGCAAAAGGCTTAAGTGCACTTGCACTTCTTTATCCTAAATTCCCAAGACTAAAAGAATGGGCGTATGCTGGGATCACATTTAACGTGTTAGGTGCAGGGTTTTCGCATCTATTGGCAAAAGATCCGAACTATCCAACTCCGTTTATTATGTTGATCCTTACTACGGCTTCTTATGTTCTTTGGAGAAGACTAGAAGCAGCGAAAGCTTAA
- a CDS encoding MmcQ/YjbR family DNA-binding protein — MPKKVDHLARVRKICLALPEVTEVDAWDAPTFRIRSKMFAMYRVNHHGDGRLGLWLKSTFDQQEALLEFDPIRFFKPAYVGPRGWIGLHLDKNSDEEIRFHVIEAYKLVAPKKLLEKFNI; from the coding sequence ATGCCTAAGAAAGTCGATCATTTAGCCAGAGTCCGAAAGATCTGTCTTGCTCTTCCCGAAGTCACCGAGGTGGATGCTTGGGACGCTCCTACATTTCGGATCAGATCCAAAATGTTTGCGATGTATCGGGTCAACCATCATGGAGACGGTAGGTTGGGACTTTGGTTAAAATCGACTTTCGATCAGCAAGAAGCTCTATTGGAATTTGATCCGATCCGATTCTTCAAGCCTGCATACGTAGGACCAAGGGGTTGGATCGGACTCCACCTCGACAAGAACTCCGACGAAGAGATTCGCTTTCACGTAATCGAAGCTTACAAATTGGTCGCTCCTAAAAAATTATTAGAAAAATTTAATATATAG
- a CDS encoding adenylate/guanylate cyclase domain-containing protein, whose product MRVLRTWFYYCRVPERIWKRLLNLGAGTGPGAKYVVATNAVVLISAVFSILYYILFTFLGLMFPIWFYSFWSLNALGYILVLFFNMNGFHKTARILLSVVGTVQLFMISRILPQSAGLDLYILASFTLPFYIFPPEEKKFIYVMEGALALLFVSVHIIPYFYEPIFHLDPKYQVYFYFTSLVLVVAWFSFIGKELAQAAWSADQSLKEEKEKTELLLLNILPRETAEELKKNGSAEPKFISQATVLFTDFYGFTSIAEKLTPNDLVKELDFCFRHFDSVSETHHLEKLKTIGDAYMCVAGVPSYRSSHAIDSLLAALEMLERLDELSELKKKGPNWKARIGVHSGPLVAGVIGARKFSYDVWGDTVNLASRMESNSEPGKVNVTQSVVDLTKDFFQFKSRGKLPVKNKEKTAMFFLLGLKKEYRDKRNPRNPNAKFWEEYGKRFGRREPVSIY is encoded by the coding sequence ATGCGCGTTTTACGAACCTGGTTCTATTATTGCCGTGTCCCGGAAAGGATCTGGAAACGGCTCTTGAATCTTGGTGCTGGGACAGGACCCGGAGCCAAATACGTTGTAGCTACGAATGCGGTCGTCTTGATCAGCGCTGTCTTCTCTATACTATATTATATTCTCTTTACGTTCTTGGGACTAATGTTCCCGATCTGGTTCTATTCTTTTTGGTCTCTGAACGCTCTCGGTTATATCTTGGTTCTCTTCTTTAATATGAATGGGTTCCATAAGACTGCAAGGATCCTACTTTCCGTCGTTGGTACAGTGCAGCTTTTTATGATCTCCCGTATTCTTCCTCAGAGTGCGGGTTTGGATCTATATATACTCGCGAGTTTTACTCTTCCCTTTTATATTTTCCCTCCCGAAGAAAAAAAGTTCATCTATGTGATGGAAGGAGCCTTGGCCTTATTATTCGTATCTGTTCATATCATTCCTTACTTTTACGAACCTATCTTTCATTTGGACCCGAAGTACCAGGTTTATTTCTATTTCACGAGCTTGGTGTTGGTGGTAGCCTGGTTTTCCTTTATAGGCAAGGAGCTTGCCCAAGCTGCATGGAGTGCCGATCAATCTCTCAAGGAAGAAAAAGAAAAAACAGAATTACTCTTATTGAATATTCTTCCTAGGGAAACCGCGGAGGAGTTAAAGAAGAACGGTAGCGCTGAACCTAAGTTTATTTCTCAGGCCACAGTACTATTCACCGATTTTTATGGATTTACTTCCATTGCGGAGAAGCTGACTCCCAACGACCTGGTCAAAGAACTGGATTTCTGTTTTCGTCATTTCGATTCTGTCAGCGAAACCCATCATTTAGAGAAATTGAAAACGATCGGGGACGCATATATGTGCGTGGCAGGGGTTCCTTCTTATCGATCCTCTCATGCGATCGATAGTTTATTGGCAGCTCTCGAAATGCTCGAACGTTTGGACGAACTATCCGAATTAAAGAAGAAGGGACCGAATTGGAAGGCAAGGATTGGAGTTCACTCGGGACCCTTGGTGGCGGGAGTGATCGGTGCCAGAAAATTCTCTTACGACGTATGGGGGGATACGGTCAACCTAGCAAGTCGAATGGAATCCAATAGTGAGCCAGGAAAAGTAAACGTAACGCAATCCGTTGTGGATCTGACGAAAGATTTCTTTCAGTTCAAGTCCAGAGGGAAACTTCCTGTCAAGAACAAGGAAAAGACCGCTATGTTCTTCTTGCTCGGATTAAAAAAGGAATATAGGGATAAACGGAATCCTCGCAATCCGAATGCAAAGTTCTGGGAAGAATATGGAAAGAGGTTCGGGAGACGGGAGCCAGTTTCTATATATTAA
- a CDS encoding GyrI-like domain-containing protein, whose translation MKLKIFLGVIALLLLSGLGYFYHLGAFDPVQVKEETLGPFYVLSHDRVGNYRNVSETFDVIQKEFPAKGIKNYKLFGIYKDNPNTVPEEKLRCEVGALFSEPLTEIPSGFSLPLKYRTIERKKYITADFPLKSFVSIFLGIFKVYPALTKACMDRGCSMEGKSSMEIYEPKVEKTSKYLFSLD comes from the coding sequence ATGAAGTTAAAGATATTCCTCGGTGTGATTGCCCTTCTTCTCCTTTCTGGGCTCGGCTATTTTTATCATTTGGGTGCGTTCGATCCGGTTCAAGTGAAGGAAGAAACCTTAGGGCCTTTCTATGTTCTATCTCATGATCGAGTAGGGAATTATAGAAATGTAAGTGAGACCTTCGATGTTATTCAAAAGGAATTCCCGGCAAAGGGGATCAAGAATTATAAACTTTTCGGGATCTATAAGGATAATCCGAATACTGTCCCCGAGGAAAAACTCAGATGCGAAGTAGGTGCTCTCTTCTCGGAGCCTCTCACTGAGATCCCTTCCGGATTTTCCTTGCCTTTAAAATATAGAACTATCGAGAGAAAGAAATACATTACTGCGGATTTTCCTCTCAAGAGTTTTGTTTCTATCTTTTTGGGGATCTTTAAGGTCTATCCTGCGCTGACAAAGGCTTGTATGGACAGAGGTTGCAGTATGGAGGGAAAGTCTTCCATGGAGATCTACGAACCTAAGGTAGAAAAGACTTCCAAATATCTTTTCTCTTTGGATTGA
- the add gene encoding adenosine deaminase, translated as MGLSFAEILDRIRILDRDVSELNRLKSRLPADRPYSSSLQISFDKQINNLLNERIRLLDLEITDPPRWLLGDTDAYEAGRQTASSLLEPADLSSKKLQDQDVINLIRELPKTEIHLHLEACVNKETMKKLMVKNGIQLSEEDFEAKFNFKDLNGFIQVFFFIQSLVKEAGDLYYFVGSLAEYMRANNILYTEVFFAPSKFIQNGLDFEEMIHQLVEGIKEEKAKDGIEIKILVDVSRSFGPENAMNNLNRVLKLKQKEIIGIGLGGAELMGPARDYAEVFRKAREAGLRTVAHSGEDDGPWAIWEAVELCKAERIGHGTSAIQDPELVNYLREHKIPIEICVTSNVFTGKYVRKEQNHPVRYYYDQGLPLCINTDDPEIFNVNLTYEYFKLWRFLDFSLDEIVDLIRQGVYSTFHPQKESLWKDMETKIKKVKEKYGLLEPSLK; from the coding sequence GTGGGTTTATCCTTCGCGGAAATTTTAGATAGAATTCGGATCCTGGATCGGGATGTCTCGGAATTAAACCGTCTCAAGAGCAGGCTGCCTGCCGACAGGCCGTATTCCTCTTCTCTTCAAATTTCTTTCGACAAACAGATCAATAACCTACTCAACGAACGGATCCGTCTCTTGGATCTGGAGATCACCGATCCTCCTCGCTGGCTCTTAGGTGATACGGATGCGTACGAGGCGGGCCGTCAGACAGCTTCCTCTCTTTTAGAACCTGCAGACCTTTCTTCCAAGAAGCTCCAGGATCAGGATGTTATTAATCTTATTCGGGAATTGCCTAAGACGGAGATCCATCTTCATCTCGAAGCCTGTGTGAACAAGGAGACGATGAAGAAGTTGATGGTAAAGAACGGCATCCAACTCAGCGAAGAGGATTTCGAGGCCAAATTCAATTTCAAGGATCTGAACGGCTTCATCCAAGTATTTTTCTTTATCCAAAGTTTGGTCAAGGAAGCGGGAGATCTATACTACTTTGTAGGAAGTCTCGCGGAGTACATGCGCGCAAACAATATCCTATACACCGAAGTATTCTTCGCTCCTTCTAAGTTCATTCAGAACGGTCTCGATTTCGAAGAGATGATCCATCAACTTGTTGAAGGGATCAAAGAAGAGAAGGCCAAGGACGGAATAGAGATCAAGATCCTAGTAGATGTTTCCCGTTCCTTCGGTCCGGAGAACGCGATGAACAATTTGAATCGTGTTCTGAAGCTCAAGCAAAAGGAAATTATAGGGATCGGTCTTGGCGGCGCCGAATTGATGGGACCGGCCAGAGACTACGCAGAAGTCTTTAGAAAGGCGAGAGAAGCAGGACTCAGGACTGTGGCTCACTCCGGAGAGGATGATGGGCCTTGGGCAATCTGGGAAGCAGTGGAATTATGCAAGGCCGAAAGGATCGGTCATGGAACTTCCGCTATCCAAGACCCGGAACTCGTGAATTATCTGAGAGAACATAAGATCCCGATAGAGATTTGTGTGACATCTAACGTGTTTACCGGAAAGTATGTGCGTAAGGAGCAGAATCACCCTGTTCGTTATTATTACGACCAAGGCCTTCCTCTTTGTATCAATACGGACGATCCTGAAATATTCAATGTAAACCTTACGTATGAGTATTTTAAACTCTGGAGATTCTTGGACTTCTCCTTGGATGAGATCGTGGATCTGATCCGTCAAGGAGTGTATTCTACCTTCCATCCTCAAAAAGAATCTCTGTGGAAGGACATGGAAACCAAGATCAAAAAGGTAAAAGAAAAGTACGGTCTTTTAGAACCCAGCCTGAAATAG
- a CDS encoding DegT/DnrJ/EryC1/StrS family aminotransferase, whose product MITARKTFLPFALPLISEKAIEEVAAVLRSGWITAGPKVKEFEEEFARYCGADFALAMNSATAGLHLALESIGLCSEDAVLVPAVTFTATAETVCYFGAEPILTDVDPIYNLMTPETLKATIERECVFSKGNLIHKKTGKTVRALMPVHLAGAVCDMDELNSLAREYHLYVIEDSAHAFPATHKGRKIGTHGDFTVFSFYATKGITTGEGGMVTTRHAHFAERMKLMRLHGINRETYGRPGWYYEVVSPGFKYNMNDIAAAIGIVQLSEADELWRRRTQIAEIYRSEFTQLPFLHLPLPATDGDHSWHLFRVEVDTVPEKINRDILSAELHKRNIGSSLHFIPLYEHPFYQRFGFDRKNYPNADAMYKKTLSLPLFAGMTDSDIEDVVSAVKEIFTDL is encoded by the coding sequence ATGATCACAGCAAGAAAAACGTTTTTACCATTCGCACTCCCCTTAATTTCCGAAAAGGCGATAGAAGAAGTGGCGGCGGTACTGCGTTCAGGTTGGATCACGGCAGGACCAAAGGTAAAAGAATTCGAAGAAGAGTTCGCAAGATATTGCGGAGCGGATTTCGCTCTTGCCATGAACTCTGCGACTGCCGGTCTGCATTTGGCATTAGAATCCATAGGGCTCTGCTCGGAAGACGCAGTCCTTGTTCCTGCAGTAACATTTACGGCTACCGCAGAGACAGTTTGCTATTTTGGTGCTGAACCCATTCTCACCGATGTGGATCCGATCTACAACCTGATGACCCCGGAGACCCTGAAGGCTACGATCGAAAGAGAGTGTGTCTTCTCCAAGGGGAACCTGATCCATAAGAAAACCGGAAAAACAGTAAGAGCATTGATGCCAGTGCACCTGGCAGGAGCGGTCTGTGATATGGACGAGCTCAATTCTCTCGCAAGGGAATATCATCTTTACGTAATAGAAGATTCCGCTCATGCATTCCCCGCAACACATAAGGGAAGAAAGATAGGAACTCACGGAGACTTTACGGTTTTCAGTTTCTACGCGACTAAAGGCATTACTACCGGAGAAGGCGGGATGGTCACCACCCGACATGCACACTTCGCGGAAAGAATGAAATTGATGAGACTGCACGGGATCAACCGAGAGACTTACGGACGTCCCGGCTGGTATTACGAAGTGGTTTCTCCCGGCTTCAAATACAATATGAACGATATCGCAGCTGCCATCGGGATCGTGCAATTATCTGAAGCGGATGAGCTCTGGAGAAGAAGGACCCAGATCGCAGAGATCTATCGTTCCGAATTCACACAATTACCATTTTTACATTTGCCCTTACCCGCAACCGACGGAGATCATTCTTGGCATTTATTCAGAGTTGAAGTAGACACCGTACCAGAAAAGATCAATAGGGATATCCTGAGCGCAGAATTACATAAAAGGAATATAGGCTCTAGCCTACATTTCATTCCTCTGTACGAGCATCCGTTCTACCAAAGATTCGGATTCGATCGGAAGAATTATCCGAACGCGGATGCAATGTATAAAAAGACCCTTTCTCTTCCCTTATTTGCAGGAATGACGGATTCGGATATTGAGGATGTTGTGTCTGCAGTAAAAGAGATCTTTACGGATCTGTAA
- a CDS encoding carbon-nitrogen hydrolase family protein: MPRFRAALIQLNSDSDLDHNLNRCETLIREASQGGAKLIGLPENFSYFGPEKEKLERAHEIEEKTRELLHRLSKKYEVYILAGGYPNPSINGKVYNTASLYSPDGSEKFRYHKIHLFDTNPGDGIEYRESKTVEAGDSPAEVYHSLELGNISSVICYDLRFPELFRKLADQNAEIIFVPSAFTKVTGQAHWEILLRARAIENQCFILAPAQTGTHSKGRETFGHSLVINPWGEILADGKEGEKVVFAEIDLEELEKVRKKIPALKHRRTSVL; encoded by the coding sequence ATGCCACGTTTTCGCGCTGCCCTCATTCAGTTAAATAGCGATTCCGACCTGGATCATAATCTAAATCGTTGCGAAACTCTTATCCGAGAAGCTTCTCAGGGAGGGGCCAAGTTGATCGGCCTTCCGGAAAATTTCTCTTATTTCGGTCCTGAAAAGGAGAAGTTGGAAAGAGCTCATGAGATTGAGGAGAAGACTAGAGAATTACTACATAGACTTTCTAAAAAGTACGAGGTGTATATTTTAGCGGGAGGTTATCCGAATCCTTCCATCAACGGAAAAGTATACAATACTGCCTCTCTCTATAGTCCGGACGGTTCGGAAAAGTTTCGCTATCATAAGATCCATCTATTCGACACAAACCCCGGAGACGGGATCGAATACAGAGAATCTAAAACCGTAGAAGCGGGAGATTCTCCTGCAGAGGTATATCACAGCCTGGAGTTAGGAAATATCTCTAGCGTTATCTGCTATGATCTTCGATTTCCGGAATTGTTCCGGAAGTTGGCAGATCAAAATGCGGAGATCATCTTTGTTCCTTCCGCATTTACGAAGGTCACCGGCCAGGCTCACTGGGAGATTTTGCTGAGAGCAAGAGCCATTGAAAACCAATGTTTCATCCTAGCCCCTGCCCAAACAGGAACGCATAGCAAAGGAAGAGAAACCTTCGGTCATTCTTTAGTGATCAATCCTTGGGGAGAGATTCTCGCTGATGGAAAAGAAGGAGAGAAGGTGGTCTTCGCAGAGATCGACTTGGAAGAATTAGAGAAGGTAAGAAAGAAGATCCCAGCGTTAAAACATAGAAGGACTTCGGTTCTATAA